In Rutidosis leptorrhynchoides isolate AG116_Rl617_1_P2 chromosome 2, CSIRO_AGI_Rlap_v1, whole genome shotgun sequence, one genomic interval encodes:
- the LOC139888888 gene encoding uncharacterized protein gives MHSAETIEDTSQRENIFHSRCTVKGKVCSLIVDGGSCANAASAYMVEKLELVTKKHPHSYKLQWLTMEMRHQNTYSMYVNGKKITLTCLKPSEIPRANHTAKNDKSLFITQVEVDTELKGGTGANLLLLVESDELNQHDEVPALVKPLLSEFADVFPNELHAGLPPIRVIEHQIDLVPGSILPNKEAYRCSSHEAKELKKQVNELVAKGYVRTSMSPCSVPALLVPKKYVEGKPAKKEELVAGLANAL, from the exons ATGCACTCAGCAGAAACCATTGAAGATACGAGCCAGCgtgaaaacatctttcattcaagatgcacAGTTAAGGGAAAAGTATGCAGCCTGATTGTTGATGGAGGCAGCTGTGCAAATGCAGCATCTGCTTACATGGTGGAAAAGCTTGAActggttacaaagaagcatcctcatTCCTACAAACTTCAATGGTTAACCATGGAAATGAG ACACCAAAATACTTACTCGATGTATGTGAATGGTAAAAAGATCACCCTCACTTGtttaaagcctagtgaaatacctagagcTAATCATACTGCTAAGAATGATAAGTCTTTGTTTATTACTCAAGTtgaagttgatactgagttaaagggtggtaCTGGTGCTAACTTGTTGCTGTTGGTTGAAAGTGATGAGTTAAACCAGCATGATGAAGTACCAGCTCTGGTAAAACCATTGTTATCCGAATTTGCTGATGTGTTCCCAAATGAATTACATGCTGGTTTACCACCAATCAGGGTTATCgaacatcaaattgatcttgtacctgggTCTATTCTTCCTAACAAAGAAGCTTATCGATGTTCTTCTCATGAAGCAAAAGAATTAAAAAAGCAAGTTAATGAGTTGGTTGCAAAGGGGtatgttagaaccagcatgagtccttgttcagtaccagctttgCTGGTTCCAAAGAAATATG ttgaaggcaagccagcaaagAAAGAAGAACTAGTAGCCGGGTTAGCAAATGCACTTTAG
- the LOC139888889 gene encoding uncharacterized protein, whose translation MHSAETIVDKSQRENIFHSRCTVKGKVCSLIVDGGSCANAICAYMVEKLELVTKKHPHPYKLQWLTMEMRHQNTYSLYMNGKKITLTCLKPSEIPRADPTAKNDKSLFMTQAEVDTKLKGGNLLLLIESDELNQHDEVPALVKPLLSEFADVFPNELPASLPPIRGIEHQIDLVPGSILHNKEAYRCSSHEAKELKSKLMSWLQRGMLEPA comes from the exons ATGCACTCAGCAGAAACCATTGTAGATAAGAGCCAGCgtgaaaacatctttcattcaagatgcacAGTTAAGGGCAAAGTATGCAGCCTGATTGTTGATGGAGGCAGCTGTGCAAACGCAATATGTGCTTACATGGTAGAAAAGcttgagctggttacaaagaagcatcctcatccCTACAAACTTCAATGGTTAACCATGGAAATGAG ACACCAAAATACTTACTCGCTGTATATGAATGGTAAAAAGATCACCCTCACTTGtttaaagcctagtgaaatacctagagcTGATCCTACTGCTAAGAATGATAAGTCTTTGtttatgactcaagctgaagttgataCTAAGTTAAAGGGTGGTAACTTGTTGCTGCTGATTGAAAGTGATGAGTTAAACCAACATGATGAAGTACCAGCTCTGGTAAAACCATTGTTATCCGAATTTGCTGATGTGTTCCCAAATGAATTACCTGCTAGTTTACCACCAATCAGGGGTATCgaacatcaaattgatcttgtacctgggTCTATTCTTCATAACAAAGAAGCTTATCGATGTTCTTCTCATGAAGCAAAAGAATTAAAAAGCAAGTTAATGAGCTGGTTGCAAAGGGGtatgttagaaccagcatga